The following are encoded together in the Triticum dicoccoides isolate Atlit2015 ecotype Zavitan chromosome 6B, WEW_v2.0, whole genome shotgun sequence genome:
- the LOC119325920 gene encoding cytochrome c oxidase subunit 2-like, producing MILRSLSCRFLTIALCDAAEPWQLGSQDEATPMIEGIIDLHHDIFFFLILILVFVSRMLVRALWHFNEQTNPIPQRIVHGTTIEIIRTIFPSVILLFIAIPSFALLYSMDGVLVDLAITIKAIGHQWYRTYEYSDYNSSDEPSLTFDSYTIPEDDLELGQSRLLEVDNRVVVPAKTHLRMIVTPADVPHSWVVPSSGVKCDAVPGRSNLTSISVQREGVYYGQCSEIRGTNHAFTPIVVEAVTLKDYADWVSNQLILQTN from the exons ATGATTCTTCGTTCATTATCATGTCGATTCCTCACAATCGCTCTTTGTGATGCTGCGGAACCATGGCAATTAGGATCTCAAGACGAAGCAACACCTATGATAGAAGGAATCATTGACTTACATCATGATATCTTTTTCTTCCTCATTCTTATTTTGGTTTTCGTATCACGGATGTTGGTTCGCGCTTTATGGCATTTCAACGAGCAAACTAATCCAATACCACAAAGGATTGTTCATGGAACTACTATCGAAATTATTCGGACCATATTTCCAAGTGTCATTCTTTTGTTCATTGCTATACCATCGTTTGCTCTGTTATACTCAATGGACGGGGTATTAGTAGATCTAGCCATTACTATCAAAGCTATTGGACATCAATGGTATCGGA CTTATGAGTATTCGGATTATAACAGTTCCGATGAACCGTCACTCACTTTTGACAGTTATACGATTCCAGAAGATGATCTAGAATTGGGTCAATCACGTTTATTAGAAGTTGACAATAGAGTGGTTGTACCAGCCAAAACTCATCTACGTATGATTGTAACACCCGCTGATGTACCTCATAGTTGGGTTGTACCTTCCTCAGGTGTCAAATGTGATGCCGTACCTGGTCGTTCAAATCTTACCTCCATCTCGGTACAACGAGAAGGAGTTTACTATGGTCAGTGCAGTGAGATTCGTGGAACTAATCATGCCTTTACGCCTATTGTCGTAGAAGCAGTGACTTTGAAAGATTACGCGGATTGGGTATCCAATCAATTAATCCTCCAAACCAACTAA